GAGTATGTTTATAAAGTATTAATCACATTCATTACCTAAAAAAACCTACCTCCAAACGCCACCACATTTTAAAGGAGTTAGCAAGATTTTGGAGAAGAACACAAACATTTAAGCTTATATAGCAAcattcagaaatggaaagatacattTCCTAAGTTCTGATCAATTCAAATGTTTGGTGTTATTTTGTAAATAGTATTGTGTTTGAGGGAGTtgtctggtgactcagtggtaatgagtctgcctgccaatgcaagagacacagattggaTCCttaagtcaagaagatcccctggataaggaaatggcaaccccctccattaTTCatggtcccatggactgaagaaccTGGCATCtagagtccattgggttgcaaaagagtctaatacgacttagcaactaaacaacaattttgtTTGAGAAGGCTCTGAGATAATATAAGAAATCTGCATGTAATTGGAATAAAAATCAGGATATGAGATTTCTTACAGTGTGATTTACTACTGAAAAGAAATCATTGCCCCATAGCTTTAGCCCAGTATGAATCCAGACAAATTATGAGAAGCAGCATAATATTTCTTTGATCACATGCTTTCATAATTTTGAAGCACATACTATTTAATTTCAAGCTTGATTAAGAAAGAGAGAGGATTCTATGAAGGATGTCTCCATTAAGTAAAACAATATATTCTGGCCTATTTATTTTCTAGTAACCTGTATTTCATTAATAAAAGGAATAAGAATGGCATATATTATTGGCATCTTTCTTAAAAATCGTATCACCCAATATATCTGGTATTGAACTCTGTAATTCATGTCTGGAGCTAATGGATTATGAGTTATGCTAAGCTTAACACATGAAAGGCAGAACCTGGGACTCTGTAGAAAGTTATGAAACactacaaacaaaaaaagagatgggGATATTGAAAAATAGCAGAGGTATTATCAAACTATTACCAGATAATTCTAAATTATCTGGGAAGATTAATGgatcatttttatgaaaatataattccAAACAAAGTTGTTCTACTTGATATATTATGGCAAACCAATCTGGAAAATAATTAAGATtggttatttttctgtatataaatCTTGCTCattcagattatttttataaacttagtctttttatgattaaaacttttaACTCTGAAGTGTCATTCTACTTTGATATTAACATGCTAAGCAATACTAACAAAATATAATGTAAGCAAAATTACATGTATAAAACTAAAATACATGCTTCAGATATCAATATTGGTGATCTTTGTATGGAGAGACATGAACAAAAAGGTTAATACCGTACAActgacattatttttcaaaatctgtaATGTGTCTTattaaatctgaaaaatattacagtatttgagaaacattagaaaatattctaatgaCTAATTTTGCAGTATTTGCTACACTTTAACTTATTAAAGAGACCAAAAATCCATAGTCCCCAGATAAACAATGTTACACCCCCATACTATACATAATTTCATAAGAAATTGTGataatattaaaattacttttagaaCAAAGTATATACTTTGAATTACTAAATgatgaaattcttaaaatttatattttgatcATTAAGTATTCAAATCACAGATATTTTCAAAATACCCAGGTTATTAATTCTGAGTAGAAATTTAATACAGTTAAATAATCATACAAGACTTTCCTGGAAAGAgcagttctttgaaaatatatagtATGTTTCCCTGCTgcctcactttctttttctgatccagagctttttcatggcatttttcatctcACCATTTCTCAGAGTATAGATTAGAGGGTTCAGCATAGGGGTGACAATGGTATAAAACACAGTCAAGTATTTATCAATGGGTAAGGTACAGGGGGGTCTCACATACATAAAGATACAGGGCACAAAGAAGAGGAccaccacagtgatgtgggagctACAGGTGGACAAGGCTTTGTGCCTGCCTTCCTGACTAACATTTTTTAGGGAGCGCAGAATGACCCCATAGGAGATGAGTAAGAGCGTAAAGATGACCAAGGAGATGGCCCCATCATTGGCCAGCACGGTGAGGACAGTAATGTAGCTGTCAGAGCAGGCAAGTTTTATCAAGGGGTACATGTCACAGATGAAGtggtcaatgacattggggccacaatAGCGCAGGTTGTAAATGAAGAGAGGATGAAGTACCCCATGCAAAAACCCACCAACCAaagtgagcagcagcagcagaatacaaACCTGCTTATTCATGATGGCCAAATAATGcaagggtttgcagatggccacgtagcggtcataggccatgaccGCCAGGAGTATGATATCTGCACCACCAAACAAGTGCCCTATGAAAAGCTGGATCATGCAAGCTTGGAAGGAAATGGTTTTCTTTTCACACAGCAAGTCTATAATCATATTTGGAGTGACTGTTGTGGAATAAACACCATCAAGAAATGATAAGTAGCCAAGAAAGAAGTACATAGGGACATGCAGAGTTGGACTGAACACCACAGTCAGGACAATGAGTAGGTTGCCCATCATAGTCACCAGGTAGATGAGCAAGAAGACAACAAATAATGTTCTCTGACCCTGGACACTCTGCGTGAGCCCCAAGAGAACAAATTCAGTTACATTATTTCTTTGTTCCATAGGTTCTTCTGTAGGTCTTATTTCAAAATCCGGGGCAAAATTACCTCCAAATATAATTATTACTAGAGGATTTCTGAAGTCTTAAGTtaaattgtttattcattcaaacaATGAACCTTAAGGTTTATTATGATGCAGTACTGTCAGATATTATAAGGTTGATTAAAACATTGCCTTGATCTCAAAAATCTTACAGAGTGGCAAATAATTGAGATTTATATACATGGGAAAAAGGACACAGTATTAAATAAAATAGGTGCCACAACTCGCTTTCCATCTGGAAGCTAATGAAATTGCAAACATAGTTAAtatcttatataaaataaaaacaataaagttttagttaaaaatgtaaagcaatattttctttattttatattcaatgtATTAAGGAGATGACTGTCTCCATTCCTGGAGTGGGAGAATCTTCTTAACCAAACACTGAAATTTCAAATTGATATATCTGACAGTTTGATATTTCTGTTTTGGATTTAGGGAAAGATCCAACAGCATCAACTGAAAAAAGTATTAAtagcttgaaaaataatttatgttttaggGAGTATACATAGAGTAAATTTCTAAAATAGACAAATATCTATAAGCaatttatgaataaatttataaataaaatataaatatatttaaaggaagAATACATCTAAATGACCAACAAACATACAATCAGATGCTGAAACTCACCTGTGAACAGAAAAGTAGAAATTTTACCTTGGGTTCTTGAAAGTTACTGAATCAACATTTACAGATGCtacatcatcttttaattttgaacaGTTTAACAAAGAATGTCTAGAGAACATAGTAAATGAATCTAACATCAAATTTATAAATATCTGTTCATGAAAATATTCCCAAATAGTTACACTTGAAATTaatttccaataaaactttatgttatagaaggaaattttatttcagagaattagaacaTGAAGATATCTAAAAAGTGTATTACAAAATAGAAtgaatattaacatattttattcATCACAAAAGATTTCTAATATGACTGATTATGAAAACCACAAAGGAAAACTCTTAAAAGACTGAATTCTCACACCACCAATGTACTCTTGCAAAATGGAAAGCCTAAGGCAGAATCTTATGTGTAAGTGCAATTCCAGTTTACCTGCATAAGATGATAATCATGTAATCCATGTTCTGGGCTCTGAtgctttctcctttttccatCATAACTGTTGCCAACTCTGTGaacacaaaaagtcagatacattCATTATCATTTGCCTTTCCATGTGACCAATTCTTTCCATGTTTGCAGAAAATATAATTCATCTCAGTATTTCAGAAAGACATTACCTTTCAAACTATTTGGATTTTCAACATGAATATGAATGTGCTGTTACCTAAAGAACTCTGACTCAATTGTGAAGAGAGACTCAGAATATTCATAGTTATCAGGATTTTTCCTAAACACCAATGATAAATCAACATTTTAATTGGAGATAAAACTGGAAATTATGTATGAATTATTTACATAAAAGTGTTGCTCTATGTATTTTATACCAATCAAAGAAAAAGAGTGAACTAACATTTATAGTATTTTGATTCTGAACCAGTTTTAGTGTTTTCTCTTCATTGTTGAACTTTGATTTTCCTGAAGGATAGAGAATAATTTCATATGCATACTTGATTATGATTTGAGTCTACTGTTTAAATTCATAAAAGTCTGACAAGTGAAGCAAGGGAAAAGGTCCATAAACACCTTATCTACATTTGAGAAGTCACACATATTATTGATGCTTCTCCAGAGATAATTTTGGACTAATTAAGTTCCTTGGGAAAGCATAATCATAACTTTGATTGTACTTTCTTTACCTCCAGAGATGCCACCAGGATAATCATCAAGTGGAACAGGACTTGGAGAAACCTGTCCTCTAGGGGAAAagctataaaaaaatttttttaggtcATTTCACCAAAATGGAAAAGCCCAGTCTAGACAGaagtaaaatatctaaaaatttcCTTGATTAAATTATGACCTACTAAATACATAAacctatttaaatttaaactctTTCATTGAAGATTATATCTGACTTGATTTCCAGAAAATGGATGCTAATATCAGAACAAGTCATTCAAAACCTGTTTCAAatgcagataattttttttcacatagttTGTCACATAGTTTCAGAAAGTCAAGTTGATAAAATTGATGCTAGTAGGGAAGTGgggataaagaaaacatttatggAACTATTATTCCATTCATCTGAAAGTATTCATTGGCCAGACACCAAAGTAAACAATTCCTATGGCATTGCCTTGCTGCAATACATTTCAAAGGATTTATACAGTGTAGGTAGAGAGATATATGGATAGATAGATTGATAGGTAACCACtacacttattttatatatatttttatatataatttttatatatcatattataaagtactggagaaggcaatggcaaaccacttcagcattcttgccttgagaacaccatgaacagtttgaaaaaacacaaagatatgacactgaaagatgagccccccaggtgtataaatgtgagaggtggactgtaaagaaggatgaacaccaaagaattgaaactttcaaactgtggctctggaaaagactctccagagtctcttggactgcaaggagatcaaaccagtcaatcctaaaggaaatcagccctgaatattcgttggaaggattcATGCTGAAGGTAAAACTCCAATACCCGATGTAAAGAACTGCCTTActgaaaaagaccccgatgctgggaaagactgaaggcaggagaaagggacgacagaggatgagatggttggacggcatcaccgactcagtggacatgagtttgggtaaactccaggagttggtgatgaacagggaggctgtgcatgggatcacagagtcggacacaactgagcaactgaactgaactgaatagactgAAAAATTAATGAAGATAAATTTCCCGAGGAAAAGAGAAgattaaacataaatttaataCAATGCATTCTGGAAAAAaagtcttttcatttaaaataagtaaagaaatttttaaaaattatctgaaatgaaaatgttacaCTGAAGTGGAAACAAAGTTCTGCAGCTCCACCGCATTTCCTAATACTGAGATGGGGTCCCCCAACAGATCAGAAAAGAGGCTAGTGTATATAAAGTAACAATTAGACAAAAGTATTTTAGAAACCACCATGAAGACATAAAaatcagcttttctttttctttgattctacAATACTCTTTCTAGGTATAGACAACaaaggaaaatacttttaaaaaagaaaaatcattactTACATAAGTGTTCAACATGATTATTAAGATCTGTGGAAAATTTAGAAAGTACATGGAATGTTCAACTTTGaagaaatcaattaaaatataCTTCATATATTTGATTAGTGTGtagtttttaataaatgttttcttaaaattgtaaaatatcaTAGGAAAATTCTTATGTTATATCATCAATTGGGGAAAATTTTAGATGCAAACATaagtt
This genomic stretch from Muntiacus reevesi chromosome 4, mMunRee1.1, whole genome shotgun sequence harbors:
- the LOC136167699 gene encoding olfactory receptor 4A15-like — translated: MEQRNNVTEFVLLGLTQSVQGQRTLFVVFLLIYLVTMMGNLLIVLTVVFSPTLHVPMYFFLGYLSFLDGVYSTTVTPNMIIDLLCEKKTISFQACMIQLFIGHLFGGADIILLAVMAYDRYVAICKPLHYLAIMNKQVCILLLLLTLVGGFLHGVLHPLFIYNLRYCGPNVIDHFICDMYPLIKLACSDSYITVLTVLANDGAISLVIFTLLLISYGVILRSLKNVSQEGRHKALSTCSSHITVVVLFFVPCIFMYVRPPCTLPIDKYLTVFYTIVTPMLNPLIYTLRNGEMKNAMKKLWIRKRK